A window from Dermacentor albipictus isolate Rhodes 1998 colony chromosome 10, USDA_Dalb.pri_finalv2, whole genome shotgun sequence encodes these proteins:
- the LOC135920381 gene encoding histone H1-gamma, late-like — MTPAAAAAAAREHDKKLLYFAGGAIMLIAVTTAFASIAIMRSALQNVNKHRKGKAQYTLQAADLKPLGHRQDAAVQYPDKMPMVAVPAADKPRRKKAAARKAAERHRPAKKKARATTRKAKKATTGRRKAAKAAKSAAKSKKHAKKPTTTEPVEKKDEDEQDDE, encoded by the coding sequence ATGACGCcggcggccgcggcggcggcggctcgggAGCACGACAAGAAGCTGCTGTACTTCGCCGGCGGCGCCATCATGCTGATCGCGGTGACCACGGCGTTCGCCAGCATCGCCATCATGCGCTCCGCGCTGCAGAACGTCAACAAGCACCGCAAGGGCAAGGCGCAGTACACGCTGCAGGCGGCCGACCTCAAGCCGCTGGGACACCGCCAGGACGCGGCGGTTCAGTACCCTGACAAGATGCCGATGGTGGCGGTCCCTGCCGCAGATAAGCCGCGCAGAAAGAAGGCCGCCGCCCGCAAGGCTGCCGAGCGCCACCGGCCGGCCAAGAAGAAAGCCCGCGCCACAACCAGGAAGGCCAAGAAGGCGACCACCGGCCGCCGCAAGGCTGCCAAGGCTGCCAAGAGCGCAGCAAAGAGCAAGAAGCACGCCAAGAAGCCCACCACGACGGAGCCCGTGGAAaagaaggacgaagacgagcAGGACGACGAGTAA